In a single window of the Sylvia atricapilla isolate bSylAtr1 chromosome 20, bSylAtr1.pri, whole genome shotgun sequence genome:
- the LAT2 gene encoding LOW QUALITY PROTEIN: linker for activation of T-cells family member 2 (The sequence of the model RefSeq protein was modified relative to this genomic sequence to represent the inferred CDS: deleted 2 bases in 2 codons), producing MLGLVIHRGQETSNCSQPWRNLQPQQLLPRGAGGAGTQQGERQRPWAMVPPELWAAAALMLLGAAVSLCMRCQRSATERETQLSQRRSQLESQQRFAVIQPRTTTRRLEQIKEPENLPIARKAIEELSASYHTGYGSRDESRYQNFLAENCLQESAYVEPISLGLYYNCTGIFNPPQRRSPEKDEDSYSYENVIIGAPQGSDPASDPGSDPDDAVDYENSMAIHTWKLQHRQASLTESLDDEPDYINTGPVSGPALLSQQRILHEV from the exons ATGTTGGGGTTGGTGATTCACAGG GGACAGGAAACCAGCAACTGCTCA CAGCCCTGGAGGaacctccagccccagcagctgctgcccagaggtgctggaggagctgggacacagcagggagagcGGCAGAGGCCGTGG GCCATGGTGCCGCCGGAGCTGTGGGCGGCCGCGGCGCTGATGCTGCTGGGGGCGGCCGTCAGCCTGTGCATGAGGTGCCAGCGCTCCG CCACCGAACGGGAGACACAGCTGAGCCAACGGAGGAGCCA GCTCGAAAGCCAGCAGAGGTTTGCAGTGATCCAACCCCGTACCA CAACCCGAAGGCTGGAACAAATTAAGGAACCTGAAAACTTACCAATAGCaag gaAAGCCATCGAAGAGCTCAGTGCCTCCTACCACACTGGATATG ggagcagggatgagtCCAGGTACCAGAATTTCCTGGCAG AGAACTGCCTGCAAGAGTCTGCCTATGT GGAGCCCATATCTTTGGGTCTCTACTACAATTGCACCGGGATCTTCAATCCACCGCAGCGTAGGTCTCCAG AGAAAGATGAGGATTCCTATTCCTATGAAAATGTCATCATTGGAGCACCTCAGGGCTCTGATCCAGCCTCTGATCCAGGCTCTGATCCAG ATGATGCTGTAGACTATGAGAACAGCATGGCAATACACACATGGAAACTCCAGCACAGGCAAG CCTCGCTGACAGAAAGCCTGGATGATGAGCCAGACTACATCAACACTGGTCCTGTGTcaggccctgccctgctgtcacaGCAAAG AATTCTGCATGAAGTCTGA